A stretch of the Xiphophorus couchianus chromosome 15, X_couchianus-1.0, whole genome shotgun sequence genome encodes the following:
- the LOC114158827 gene encoding uncharacterized protein LOC114158827 gives MLVLVLVLVLVVVLQFEGTRGGKIHLYHREGENVVLPSERPSSDYPCSNIFWLYNRNKRTIQLELEHGKVVQSSPRASRSNMDSNCSLTINNITADDAGLYDYIPDPGTSSDHFVYLSVLTISVADPTKEDFTLQCSLWRYDNLGPCPEKSFLWLDETGTELTSSRDDYSSRQKCFSSLTVKHQSDTNTRFTCQFIEGNKVKVEAQYTEVHLYHRAGDEAVLPCNRPSSSDSCSSVNWTYKKNDNMNKEQEVPRSTSLDRICSLIINNITAEDAGRYRCRYNTNVYLNMMIISPLDADPTDDDFTLQCSLLRYRSSGSCPVKSLLWVDETGSELTGEGYGYKSGGQTGCVSHLTVNLQSSRRFTCQFVEGNNVKIEAHYGSEGPPASSPLSFIMLTLKITGLILMVGITVGIIRTRGRKKPQKDINVRFAVDDDTVNYGNDGERSAAAALH, from the exons GAGGAGGAAAAATTCATCTCTATCACAGAGAAGGAGAAAATGTTGTTCTACCTTCAGAGAGACCTTCATCAGATTACCCATGCTCCAATATTTTTTGGCtttacaacagaaataaaagaacaattcaATTAGAGCTTGAACATGGAAAAGTTGTTCAGAGTTCACCTCGAGCTTCCAGGTCAAATATGGACAGTAACTGCTCTCTGACCATCAACAACATCACTGCTGATGATGCTGGACTTTACGACTATATACCTGATCCAGGAACCTCCTCAGATCATTTTGTCTATCTGAGTGTTTTAACCA tttcagTCGCTGATCCAACAAAGGAGGATTTCACATTACAATGTTCTCTGTGGAGATACGATAACCTGGGTCCTTGTCCAGAGAAAAGTTTCCTCTGGTTGGACGAGACAGGAACTGAACTGACCAGTAGTAGAGATGATTACAGCtcaagacaaaaatgtttttcttctctaacTGTGAAGCATCAGAGCGACACCAACACAAGATTCACCTGCCAGTTTATTGAAGGAAACAAAGTGAAGGTTGAAGCTCAATACACAGAAG TCCATCTCTACCACAGAGCAGGAGATGAAGCTGTTCTACCCTGTAACAGACCTTCATCATCCGACTCATGTTCCTCTGTTAACTGGACTTAtaagaaaaatgacaacatgAACAAGGAACAGGAAGTTCCTCGTTCTACCAGTTTGGACAGAATTTGTTCTCTGATCATCAACAACATCACAGCTGAGGATGCTGGACGTTACCGCTGCAGATATAATACAAATGTTTATCTAAACATGATGATCA tctcTCCACTAGATGCTGATCCAACAGATGATGATTTCACATTACAGTGTTCTCTGTTGAGATACAGATCATCAGGTTCTTGTCCAGTTAAAAGTCTCCTCTGGGTGGACGAGACAGGAAGTGAACTGACTGGTGAAGGTTATGGATATAAATCTGGAGGACAGACTGGTTGTGTTTCTCATCTGACTGTGAATcttcagagcagcagaagatTCACCTGCCAGTTTGTTGAAGGAAACAACGTGAAGATAGAAGCTCACTATGGATCTGAAG GCCCCCCCGCCTCGTCTCCTCTGAGCTTCATCATGTTGACTCTGAAGATCACAGGACTGATCCTGATGGTTGGAATCACTGTTGGTATCATCAGAACCAGAG GGAGAAAAAAGCCTCAGAAAGACATTAAT gttcGTTTTGCTGTTGATGACGACACAGTGAATTATGGAAATGATGGAGAACGTTCTGCTGCCGCCGCGCTCCACTGA